A single window of Merismopedia glauca CCAP 1448/3 DNA harbors:
- the rcbX gene encoding RuBisCO chaperone RbcX, with the protein MDLKQVAKDTVKVINSYLTYQAVRIIIGQLTETNPPLAYWLSNFSGQDKIQDGEAYIQALLREKQDLAWRVMTVRQHLAEEVTDFLPEMVRTNIAEANIEHRRQHLEKIAQIVAVEPSHEEFKTSPNDSENQAP; encoded by the coding sequence ATGGATTTAAAGCAAGTTGCCAAGGATACGGTTAAGGTAATCAATAGTTATTTGACTTATCAAGCCGTGCGGATTATCATCGGTCAGCTAACAGAAACTAACCCGCCTTTAGCCTATTGGCTGAGTAACTTTTCTGGTCAAGACAAAATCCAAGACGGAGAAGCTTACATCCAAGCATTACTCAGAGAAAAGCAGGATTTAGCTTGGCGGGTCATGACAGTTAGACAGCATTTGGCAGAAGAAGTTACTGATTTTTTGCCAGAGATGGTACGCACTAACATTGCAGAAGCAAATATCGAACATCGCCGCCAGCACTTGGAAAAAATTGCTCAAATTGTTGCTGTTGAACCCAGCCACGAAGAATTTAAAACTTCGCCCAACGACTCCGAAAATCAAGCTCCTTAA
- a CDS encoding form I ribulose bisphosphate carboxylase large subunit — translation MAYSQTKTQAKSGYKAGVQDYRLTYYTPDYTPKDTDVLAAFRVSPQPGVPPEEAGAAVAAESSTGTWTTVWTDLLTDLDRYKGRCYDIEPVPGEDNQYFCFVAYPLDLFEEGSVTNMLTSIVGNVFGFKALRALRLEDMRIPVAYLKTFQGPPHGIQVERDKLNKYGRPLLGCTIKPKLGLSAKNYGRAVYECLRGGLDFTKDDENINSQPFMRWRDRFLFVQEAISKAQAETGEIKGHYLNVTAPTCEEMMKRAEFAKEIKTPIIMHDYLTGGFTANTTLAKYCRDNGLLLHIHRAMHAVIDRQKNHGIHFRLLAKCLRMSGGDHLHSGTVVGKLEGEKGITMGFVDLMRENYIEQDRSRGIFFTQDWASMPGVFPVASGGIHVWHMPALVEIFGDDSCLQFGGGTLGHPWGNAPGATANRVALEACVQARNEGRNLMREGGDVIREACKWSPELAVACELWKEIKFEFEAMDTL, via the coding sequence ATGGCTTACTCTCAAACCAAAACCCAAGCCAAAAGCGGGTATAAAGCTGGGGTACAAGACTATCGCCTGACGTACTACACGCCAGACTATACACCCAAAGATACAGATGTTTTGGCAGCTTTCCGGGTTAGCCCTCAACCTGGAGTTCCTCCAGAAGAAGCCGGTGCTGCTGTAGCAGCAGAGTCTTCCACCGGTACTTGGACAACAGTGTGGACAGACCTATTAACCGACCTAGATCGTTACAAAGGTCGCTGCTACGATATCGAACCAGTACCTGGTGAAGATAACCAGTACTTCTGCTTCGTTGCCTATCCTCTAGACTTGTTTGAAGAAGGCTCCGTCACCAACATGTTGACCTCAATTGTAGGTAACGTGTTTGGGTTTAAAGCCCTGCGCGCTCTTCGTTTAGAAGATATGCGTATCCCAGTTGCTTACTTAAAAACCTTCCAAGGACCTCCTCACGGGATTCAAGTTGAGCGCGACAAACTGAACAAATACGGTCGTCCTTTGTTAGGTTGCACAATTAAGCCTAAATTAGGTCTATCTGCCAAGAACTACGGACGCGCCGTTTACGAGTGTCTGCGCGGCGGTTTGGACTTCACCAAAGACGACGAAAACATCAACTCTCAGCCATTCATGCGCTGGAGAGATAGATTCTTGTTCGTTCAAGAAGCCATCTCCAAAGCTCAGGCTGAAACTGGGGAAATCAAGGGTCACTACCTCAACGTAACTGCCCCTACCTGCGAAGAAATGATGAAACGGGCTGAATTCGCCAAAGAAATCAAAACCCCAATCATCATGCACGACTACCTCACCGGTGGTTTTACTGCTAACACCACCCTGGCTAAATACTGTCGCGATAACGGTCTGCTGCTCCACATCCACAGAGCTATGCACGCCGTAATCGACCGTCAAAAAAATCATGGTATCCACTTCCGTCTGTTGGCTAAATGCTTGCGGATGTCTGGTGGCGACCACCTCCACTCTGGAACCGTTGTCGGTAAACTAGAAGGGGAAAAAGGCATCACTATGGGCTTCGTAGACTTGATGCGGGAAAACTACATTGAGCAAGATCGCTCTCGTGGTATCTTCTTTACTCAAGACTGGGCTTCTATGCCTGGAGTCTTCCCCGTGGCTTCTGGTGGTATCCACGTTTGGCATATGCCAGCTTTGGTGGAAATATTTGGCGATGACTCTTGCTTACAGTTTGGTGGTGGTACTTTGGGTCACCCTTGGGGTAATGCTCCTGGTGCAACCGCTAACCGCGTTGCCTTAGAAGCTTGCGTTCAAGCTCGTAATGAAGGTCGTAACCTGATGCGTGAAGGCGGCGACGTAATTCGCGAAGCTTGCAAGTGGTCTCCTGAATTGGCTGTTGCTTGCGAACTTTGGAAAGAAATCAAGTTCGAGTTTGAAGCAATGGATACCCTCTAA